In Thunnus thynnus chromosome 13, fThuThy2.1, whole genome shotgun sequence, the following proteins share a genomic window:
- the zar1l gene encoding ZAR1-like protein — protein sequence MEGFLPTFPPYNVCAPPAQGGGGGGGGWGKREGRFMTPQGLNYLELCKAILSQVNPSLPAPAKKANTKECGVQVNAKVDQIVQCSLGPKTLFCLEGDQSVPSKSPKSPDLFNQDGKAPYSTPPVSNLRFLRPVSIYSPVFDRRIPLKKLCDDGESEEEAEDAERAESDKDADQSGEDTVKDFRTASQRSSKGSNFQFLEQRYGFFHCKKCNIRWESAYVWCISGTSKVYYKQLCRKCQVGFNPYRVESILCKGCSQTCCSCEKKQRHINMRRPHRQDLCCRCKGMRLSCDATYSFKYIV from the exons ATGGAGGGGTTCCTGCCCACGTTTCCACCGTACAACGTCTGCGCTCCCCCGGCTCagggcggcggcggcggcggcggcggctggggaaagagagagggccGGTTCATGACCCCCCAAGGCCTCAACTACCTCGAGCTTTGCAAGGCCATCCTGTCCCAAGTCAACCCCAGTTTGCCAGCTCCAGccaaaaaagcaaacacaaaagAGTGCGGCGTGCAAGTAAACGCCAAAGTGGATCAAATCGTCCAGTGTTCGCTGGGTCCCAAAACGCTGTTCTGCCTGGAAGGGGATCAATCTGTGCCCTCGAAGTCTCCCAAGAGCCCTGATCTGTTCAATCAGGACGGGAAGGCGCCGTACAGCACACCGCCAGTGAGCAACCTGCGCTTCCTGAGGCCCGTTTCCATCTACTCGCCGGTGTTTGACCGCAGGATCCCCCTCAAGAAACTCTGCGACGATGGTGAAAGTGAGGAAGAGGCCGAAGACGCTGAACGTGCGGAATCTGACAAGGATGCGGATCAAAGCGGCGAGGACACAGTGAAGGACTTCAGGACCGCTTCCCAGCGGTCTTCAAAGGGCTCCAACTTTCAG TTCCTGGAGCAGAGATATGGCTTTTTCCACTGCAAAAAGTGCAACATCCGGTGGGAGAGTGCTTATGTATGGTGCATCTCTGGAACCAGCAAG GTGTACTACAAGCAGCTCTGCCGGAAGTGTCAGGTGGGGTTTAACCCCTACAGAGTGGAGTCCATCCTCTGCAAG GGCTGCTCTCAGACTTGTTGCAGCTGTGAGAAGAAGCAGAGACACATCAACATGAGGAGGCCTCACCGCCAGGACCTGTGTTGTCGTTGCAAGGGCATGAGGCTGTCCTGTGACGCCACCTACAGCTTCAAATACATCGTCTGA